One region of Trichosurus vulpecula isolate mTriVul1 chromosome 1, mTriVul1.pri, whole genome shotgun sequence genomic DNA includes:
- the LOC118841447 gene encoding E3 ubiquitin-protein ligase RNF126-like has protein sequence MAEASPQPGRYFCHSFSTEISPRLPDYICPRCESGFIEELPEESRNTENSSNSATAPMDQNRQPFENVDQHLFTLPQGYGQFAFGIFDDSFEFPTFGSGVQSEDARDSENRREREHQSRHRYGARQPRARLTARRAAVRHEGVPTLEGIIQQLVNGIIAPATIPNLGLGPWGVLHSNPMDYAWGANGLDVIITQLLNQFENTGPPPADKEKIQALPTIQVTEEHVGSGLECPVCKDDYTLGENVRQLPCNHLFHDGCIVPWLEQHDTCPVCRKSLSGQNTATNPPGLTGMNFSSSSSSSSSSSPSNENSTNNS, from the coding sequence atggCGGAGGCTTCGCCGCAGCCCGGACGGTACTTCTGCCACAGCTTTTCGACCGAGATCTCCCCACGGCTGCCGGATTATATCTGCCCAAGGTGTGAGTCTGGTTTTATAGAAGAGCTTCCGGAAGAGTccagaaatactgaaaatagtTCCAACTCTGCTACAGCTCCCATGGATCAGAACAGACAACCATTTGAGAATGTGGATCAGCATTTATTCACCTTGCCACAGGGCTATGGCCAGTTTGCCTTTGGGATTTTTGATGACAGCTTTGAATTTCCCACATTCGGCTCTGGGGTGCAGTCTGAGGACGCCAGGGACTCGGAGAACAGGCGGGAGAGAGAACACCAGTCCCGCCACCGCTATGGCGCACGGCAGCCACGGGCCCGCCTCACTGCACGGCGTGCTGCAGTCAGGCATGAAGGCGTCCCAACGTTAGAAGGGATTATTCAGCAATTGGTCAATGGAATCATTGCACCGGCAACAATACCAAACCTGGGATTGGGCCCTTGGGGTGTTTTGCATTCAAATCCAATGGACTATGCGTGGGGTGCTAATGGCCTGGATGTGATCATTACACAGCTCCTTAATCAGTTTGAAAACACCGGTCCCCCACCAGcagacaaagagaaaatacaagcccTTCCCACCATACAAGTCACAGAGGAACACGTAGGTTCAGGGTTAGAATGTCCCGTATGCAAAGATGACTATACGCTGGGTGAGAATGTCCGGCAGTTACCTTGCAATCACTTATTCCACGACGGCTGCATAGTCCCTTGGCTGGAACAGCATGATACCTGCCCAGTGTGTCGGAAAAGCTTAAGTGGACAGAACACTGCCACAAATCCCCCGGGACTGACAGGaatgaatttttcttcctcctcttcctcctcctcctccagttcGCCAAGTAATGAAAATTCAACAAACAACTCGTGA